In Collimonas arenae, a single genomic region encodes these proteins:
- a CDS encoding MarR family winged helix-turn-helix transcriptional regulator, protein MSNPSPLFALENYQIEESIGYLLARSRAMLVKSSDESLAKYGITHAQGAILLMLSTGKYSTAADLARETYTDAASTKRMIDRLVARELITREPCAHDRRLMKLHLTADGVELSKEMPKAFCGVLNKHFSDFSAEEIGFLKSMLRRLLASGTPTEKTH, encoded by the coding sequence GTGAGTAACCCATCACCATTATTTGCTCTGGAGAACTACCAGATAGAAGAAAGCATAGGCTATCTGCTGGCGCGGTCGCGTGCCATGCTGGTCAAGAGTTCGGATGAATCCCTGGCGAAATATGGGATCACCCATGCTCAGGGAGCAATTCTTCTGATGCTGTCAACCGGGAAATACTCTACCGCCGCCGATCTTGCACGCGAGACGTATACCGACGCGGCGTCAACTAAGCGTATGATCGACCGACTGGTGGCGCGCGAACTGATCACGCGCGAGCCCTGCGCGCATGACAGACGCTTGATGAAGCTGCACCTGACCGCCGATGGCGTCGAACTGTCGAAAGAGATGCCAAAAGCATTTTGCGGCGTGCTCAACAAACACTTTTCAGATTTCAGTGCAGAAGAGATCGGCTTTTTGAAATCAATGCTGCGACGCCTGCTGGCAAGTGGTACGCCAACAGAGAAAACACATTGA